The Calothrix sp. PCC 7507 DNA segment CCGGCTGAAAGAAAGATGACATCACCAGGCACCAGCAACTTTACGGCAATTTCCTTTCCTGCTGTTATTCCCTTCTCTTTTTTCAGTGCGGCACTCTTGCGACTCACCGTTGCCGTTGCGCTCACCATTTCCCGCAGCTTTTCGGCGGCTTTGTTCGACTGAAATTCTTGTGAAAAGCGCAACAACCCACCGAAAATCACCATCGAAAAAATGATCAAGGCGGCTGTTGGACTCCCAGTTAACAGTGAAATTGTCGCCAGAACAATAAGTAAAAGCGAGAGGGGATTAGTCACCGTTTTCAGCAGTTGGATATACCACGCGATCGCTTTTTCACGGGCGATCTCATTCAGCCCGGATTTTCCTAATCTCTGCTTGGCTTCAGTCTCAGTCAGCCCTTCCAGAGAAGTGTCAAATAAGTGCAGAACTCCATCTACATCATGTTGAGCGATATCGATAAGCGCGTTGGATGAGTCTATAGACTGGCTAGATCCCGTTTTAGGCTTTTTGGATGAATTGGGAGACTGGCTTAACGTCTTCATAAGGTAAGCTCCAAAACGTGGAGAGTTGGGGATTCATCGGTTTGGTTTGCGGCAAATCTTTTTGCTGCCTAACGCGACTCGGCAAAGTGCTGTCGGATCTTCGCTGCGCTCATGATCTAACGCGGGCTTTGACTGTTGCTTCAGATTGCTCATAACGAGTTAGAGGGATGCGACTGATACAGCTTTAGCTGTGCCCGTAATTGGGCAATTTCAGTCGTCATATCTAGCACCATTGCCGCTCCGACTAAGTTTAGCCCCAAATCTCGACGCAAGCGTTGAATCTGAGCAATCCGCGCAATCTCGCGGGAATGCAGCAAATCACCGATGGGTTCGATTACGCCTAACTCAACGTAAAACTTCACCAGCGTAATCGAAGTCTTAGTGAGCAATGCAGCATATTCAAAGCTGTAAAGTTGCTCACCTTCGAGTGAAACCACGGTTTTTGAAAGGCTGAAAGTCATACGATTTTAGATTTTAGATTTTAGATTTTGGATTGACCCCAGAGATAAATTTAGGGGCTTAAGAATTTTAGATTTCGACTACGCTCAGTCGAACGATTTTGGATTTTCGATTTATTCTACAGATAAATCTGCTTGCTCTCTACTAAACCTCGTCCATTTTGAAACTTTGAGTAGTGCGGGCATCTTGCCCGCTACTACAATATGGAAGCAAGATGCTCCCACTACTTTTAAAACTATGATTCTCAAAATAGATGTGATTTACTAAGGAAATATTGGTCATAATTTAATCTCCTCTAATTGGGTACGTGGGTTAAAGCTAGTATTTGCCTGGATTTTTTCGTAGTATTCTTGCTCGATCGCACTCAGGTCTTGCGGGGTGACAATCTGAAGTTTGGCAAATAAATCACCTCGTCCCCCTTTGGGCAATGTCCAGCCTTTGCCGCGCAGTCTCAGCGATTGCCCCGATCGCACCCCTTTGGGAACTTTCATCG contains these protein-coding regions:
- a CDS encoding chaperone modulator CbpM codes for the protein MTFSLSKTVVSLEGEQLYSFEYAALLTKTSITLVKFYVELGVIEPIGDLLHSREIARIAQIQRLRRDLGLNLVGAAMVLDMTTEIAQLRAQLKLYQSHPSNSL